The following is a genomic window from Candidatus Aminicenantes bacterium.
ATATGTTCCGCTCAAACTAAAAATGGTGGAAAGTTTGTCTCACACATTTGAGCCGGCCCGGATTCCGGTCATTCTTCAGCGCTTTGACCGACAATCCGATTGGAAGCTGTCCGCCTTGGCATCCAAGTATCCGCGCTGTTCAACCGACCGCGATACCGCCGAGAAGAATTGTCTTGAATGGATCACTCCCGGGCATCCTCTCTTTGAGGCCCTGCGCAGATACGTTTGCGAAAAATCCAGCGCTGTTTTCGGCAAGGGCGCTTGCTACTATTCTTTGCAGCATGAACTCCCCGCTCGTGTCGATTTCTATCGGGCCCGGGTAGTGGATGGCCTTGGGCAAGTGGTTCACGAACCGTAACGAGCGTTTGGCCGAAGTGCAGCGCATCAGTGAGCATGTCGAGCTATCCTTGACCGAATTATTGCAAAAAGCGGATGAGGAAATCGGCCGGGCCAACGAGGAGATTGAAAAAGGAGTGGTTGGCGCCGACGGGCGCTTGGCGCAAGCGGAAAACAGGCATGCCGATCTTTTTTCACGGCGAGAGCGGCGCCGCCAGGAACTCAAACAGCAATGTGGGCTTACCCTGCAAGCCGTAGACCGGATTGCCAGCATCCTTGTACTGCCGCACCCCGAGCGTGGAGCTCCGGAAATTCAGCGGCTGCATCAAAATCTTGAAACTGAAGCAACCGCAATGAAGGTAGTGCTCGAACATGAAAAAGGCCAGGGCCGGCAGGTATTTGATGTTCATGAAAAGAATTTAGGCTATGACATCACCAGCCTTGATCTCAATTCCGGTGAATTAAGACTTATCGAGGTAAAAGGCCTTTCTGCGCCTGCGGGAACGATCCTCCTTACGCCCAACGAACGGCGCGTTGCCGAAGACCGCCGCGATTGCTTTTGGCTTTACATCGTTACAAATTGTTCCGAACAACCCACTCTCTTGGAACCGGTTCGTGATCCGGCCAGGTTCCCCTGGCAGGAAGTTATAAAAATTCAACATTATTGGCTCGATATTAATGTGATGTCAAAACAGATAGCGAAACAAGATGATCAATTACAAATCATCAAGAAAGTTCAATGAGAAAAAAGTGGAAGATTGACAGTAAGTGCATTTTTGTAAGTAGTGTGCAGAAAGAATTATCATTAGAACGCCGAGCAATAAAAGATTTTGTGGAAGGAAATGCGTTGCTAAGACGTTATTTTGAAGTTTTTCTCTTCGAAGATCTTCCTGTTCAAGATCGAAACCCTGATGATGTGTATTTAGAAGAGGTAGAGCAAAGTGATGTATATTTGGGGCTATTCGGGAATGAATATGGTTTGGAAAATTCCAATGGCAAATCTCCAACTGAACGAGAGTTCGATCATGCGACATTGAAAGGAAAGCAGCGGCTGATTTTTATTAAAGGGACTGATGATCAATTGAGGCATCCCAAGATGCTTCAATTAATAAAAAAAGCTGGCTCACAACTCATCCGTCATAAAATTATCGGTATTCCCGATCTTACAGCGGAGATTTTTTCTGCCCTTGTTTTGTATATGGAAAACTGCGGAGATCTTCGCAAATTACCATTCGATGCAGCGGCTTGCCCTCGGGCAACTTTTAGTATTTTCCCTCTTGGAAATATTAAATGGTTTTTGGAAACAGCAAAGCGCGAACGTAATTATGGGTTATCAGTAAAAAGTGATCAAGAGAAAACGTTAGCCCATCTCAATCTTTTAGATAACAATCGACCTTCAAATGCTGCTGTCCTTCTTTTTAGTGAAAACCCACAGCGGTTTTTCCCAACATCGGAAATTAAGTGCATGCACTTTCATGGTACCGAGATTCAGAATCCTATTCATTCTTACCAGATATTTAAGGGCACTACTTTTGATTTAGTGGATCAAGCAGTTGATTTTGTAATGTCTAAGATTGCAAGAAGGGTTGGTACTCGAGAGCAAAGTCCCCAGGCACCTGTAGAATATGAGCTGCCAAAAAGAGCAGTTACCGAAGCTATAGTAAATGCTGTAGCCCACCGTAATTATCAAAGTAATGAGAGTGTGCAGGTTATGCTGTTTGTTGACAGATTGGAAGTTTCTAATCCTGGAGAACTCCCTCCCACGCTTACCCCTGAAAGTTTACGGAAACCGCATGCTTCTATTCCACGAAATCCCTTAATTGCCGATCCTTTGTTCCTTACTGGGTATATTGATAAAGCTGGGACTGGTACGTTGGATATGATTGAACGATGCCGAGAAGCCGGCATCCCAGAGCCTGATTTCGAGCAGCGAGCCGGTCAATTTGTTGTCACCATCTGGCGGGACTGGCTGACAGCAGATGTCATTGCGTCATTGAGCATCAATGATCGTCAGAAGCAAGTTTTGACCCACCTCAAGACTGCAAGTCGCATCGGGAATACAGAATATCAATCACTTTTAGGAATAGCAAAACGCACTGCGCACCGTGACCTAGTTGACCTAACTAAAAAAGGAATTCTTGAGAAGATTGGCATTACTGGGAAGGGGACAGTTTATATATTGTCTAAAGGGGCCATAAAGGGGCCAAAGGGGCCATTGGTTTCCTTCAAGCGGAAAGGGGTCACAAAGGGGCCAAAGGGGTCTAATGGTAATAAATAAGGTGATTGAATGTATTACAAATTAGCGAATGTATTTTTAGATGTATTTCAATGCGTGAAGAAGCTAGAGTTACTACTGAAAAAGAAATCTATTGAAAAAAACATAGAGTGTTAGAATGATATTTAATAACAAACCAACTTCTGAATTCCAACCGCAAGATATAGAAGATCTGATTTCATCGCAAATTCAAGAAAATCAATTCCTCGATTTCAAGGCAATCCCTTATAAACATGATGATGATGGAACTTATGAGTTGATTAAGGATTTTTGCGGTCTTGCAAATGCGATGGGGGGATATGTTTTTATTGGAATTGCAGAAGATGGTGAACGCAGAGCCGCAAATATTAATGAGGTGCCAAATCCAGAAGCCGAAAGAAAATCAATTATTGATCGATGTCTAGAAAGAATTGAACCAAGATTACCTCGTATTGATATCAGCTGTATTCAAGTTAGGGGGAAGACGATCTTAGTATGTCATATTGAAGAATCCCATTTAAAACCACATTTGGGGAGACCCAAGAAAGAGCAACATTTTTTTTGGAGAAGATATGAAGATGTGAATAAATTGATGAGTTATTCTGACATTCAAGAAGAATTTCAACGAGATCTAATCTTTTCTCGGATCAATGAAATCAAGCGGCATATTGAGAGTCAAGACAAGCAAAGTTTGATAATTAAAGAAAAAAAAGAATTATTGGAAGATGGAAGAATATTTGAGATTCAAACAGAGGAAATATGGAATGAGTATACGGATAAAAATTTTTTAGATGCAATTGGAACTAATCCATTTTATCGATTAACTTCTACTTTCCTGCCAGTTAATGGAGTCCAGCTAATTAATGCTAAACATGAGATAGAAAGTTTAATGCAATCAGCTCCACAACTTCGTCAGAATGGCTGGGATGTCTCTATGACCGATATTTTAATAAAGAATTCAAATGGCATATTCAGAGAAAATATTGAATATAAACATTTAAGAATATTTTGGAATGGACAATGTGAATTTTGGGTGAAAATTGACGATTCTTTTTTTAGAATTTATAGTGGAACAGGAAATGGCCACAAGAATCCTTTTCTTTATCCATATGCACTGATTGAGCCAATTGCAAATTTTATTGAATTGATTCGCCGATTAATTCAAATTTCTAAAAATAATGGCACCATTGAAAACGTGTGTTTTAAGCTCTATCTACAAAATATTAAGGGCTATTTTTTAGCTCCTTATGCCCCCAACATAATGGGGTATAGTGATGCAATTTATGATGCGGGCCATAAATATGGGCCGCAACCTTTTGGCAGAGAGCGCTTAATCATCGAAAAAAAAATTTCAATTGAGGATTTTCCGAGTAATTTATTGTGGGAATTAGTAGCTAAACTTTATCATAACTTCGGATATTCAGATGATCAAATACCATTCTTTGATGAAAGCCATATATTAAGATTATCTGGAATGAAATCATGATCCCCAAAGAATGTAAGCGATTAGCAGAAGTCGATTTTCCTATAAAAGTTGTATCCACATTCTCTGGAAGCGATAAATATCAGAGATTTAAGCCAACGACAACACTCCACCCTTGGTGGGCACAAAGGCCATTGTCTGCATGTCGGTCTATTCTTGCCGCATTATTACTACCTGACCCCTGCGATCAGGCTTGCCCAGAGACTTTCAAGAATATTGCGCGAAAAATACTGCCACGAATTGTGGGAAAGATTGGAAAGAATGATCGTGATCTTCGGCAAGCAATGCTAGACTTTGTTGGTACACTCGCCAATACAAATTCTGCTGTTTTTGCAACACATATTCAAGTTTTTCTCGAATTAATCTCAGCATCTTATAAAAAAAAAGTTCTTGTTGCCGATCCTTTTGCTGGGGCAGGTTCGATTCCCTTTGAAGCCCTTAGGCTTGGATGCGATTCCTTTGCAAGTGACCTTAACCCAGTTTCAGTATTAATCCTTAAGACTATCTTAGAGGAAGTTCCTAGAGACACTGACATTGGAAACGCTCTTCAAAAAGCAGGAGCAAAACTGAAGGCCATTGCAGAACCGCAATTAGCAGATCTTTATCCGAAAGATTTAGATGGACGACAACCAGTGGCCTTTCTATGGGCACGTAGTGTCCGATGTGAATCTCCAAATTGTGGTGCAGAAATCCCTTTGATTCGATCATTCTGGCTATGTAAAAAAATTAAAAAATGTCGAGCCTTAAGGTTTTCAGTCTCTAAGTCGATTGCCGGAAGCCCAGCTTTGATTGCACTTGAAGTATTTATTCCTCAGAAAGACTCGGATGTCCCTAAAGCTAATATTACCCGCGCAAAAGCGAAATGTCTGTCTTGTGATACGGTGCTCTCCCCAGATAGAGTTAGAGCACAACTTCGTTCACAGAAGGGCGGATGTGAAGCAATCTTCGACAAAACGGGGGATAGAGTTGGAGGTGCTAGAATAATAGCGGTTATAACTGTTCAACCCGGATCGATAATCCGGGAATATCGGAATGCGGTCCCATCTGATTATAAAGCTGTTAAACGAGCTATAGATTTATCGAATTCATTGGCAAAAGAATGTGCTTCATTGGGATTGAGTTGGATACCAGAAGAACCAATTGAGCGCGTGCCAGTGCCATTTGGAGTGATAAATGTTTGGTTATATGGTGTTTTGTGTTGGGCAGATCTTTATACTTCGAGACAGCGCGCAACAATAGCAATCCTTTTAAAAACGCTACGGGATATCAAAGGTCTGACACCTACTCTGCGCAAGCTACTGGCTTTCACGATTAATAAGTTTGCCCGTCATTGTAATGCGAATGCGCGATGGAACAATGTCGTTGAAAGCGTAGAGCCTGCTTTTGGGACTCCCTCACTTCCATTCACGTGGACATTCCCAGAATCGATTGTTTGGGGCCCTTGGGCTGAGAACTATGATGGCTCACTCAATTCAATCCTTGAAAGCCTGAAGAAAGGGTTCAATGGAGTTACTAAATCTGCTAGTGTAGAGATGGCTGATGCAAAAGAATCTCCACTTCCTGATGAAAGTGCTGATGTTTGGTTTACAGATCCCCCGTACTATGACAACATTCCCTATTCATATATATCGGATTTTTTTTATGTCTGGTTGCGCCGTACCCTTGGAGATGAGTTTCCATCAGTTTTCCAAACAACACTGACACCAAAAAAAGAAGAGCTTGTAGCATATCTTGCTTCGGATGGTAATGCGAAGGCAGCTCGAGAACGTTTTGAGAAGGGTTTGACAACGGCAGCACGAGAAGGTCGACGGATATTAAAAGACTCTGGAATAGGTTGCGTAGTATTTGCACATAAAACTACAGAAGGATGGGAAGCTCTGTTAACGGGAATCATCGGCTCGGGTTGGAAAATTACCGCATCCTGGCCGGTTTCCACAGAACGGGCTGGTCGCATTAGGGCTCGGGACTCAGCCGCTTTAGGTGCAAGCATACACTTGATATGCCGCCCACGGCCCGAGGATGCAGATGTAGGCGACTGGGCAGGAGTACTGCATGAACTACCAAAGCGTGTTGGTGACTGGATGGAACGGCTTCAAGGTGAGGGAGTCCGTGGAGCAGATTTGGTGTTCTCTTGCATTGGCCCTGCATTAGAAATCTTTAGCCGCTACCGAAAAGTAGAAACTGCTGAAGGCAAAGAAGTTGCTTTAGCCGAATTTCTGGAGAAAGTTTGGGAAGTTGTTGGCCGGTCAGCACTAGAACAGGTGTTAGGAACAACTGAGGCTCACGCTCGAAATGGCATGGCGGACGTGTTGGAAGAAGATGCTCGTCTCACTGCTCTTTTCCTCTGGACACTCCAAGCCAGTAATGGGAAAGATATTTCCTCTGGGAAACCAGATGAGGAATCAGTGGAGGAGTTAGGTGATGAGGAAGACGAAGAAGCCGCTCCTAAAGGGAATACCCTAGGCTTCAGTTTGATTTTTGACGTAGTCCGTCGTTTCGCACAACCCCTTGGCATCGAACTCCCTAAGTGGGAAAATCGGATAATTGAGACAAAGAAAGGAACGGTGCGGCTTATGGCTGTCTCTGAACGTGCAAAGCAGCTCTTTGGCGAGGATGGAGCTAAAGTTGCTACAGACTGGATTTATCAAGATCCTACAATGCCTGTCCAACTTCGGCTATTCCCTGAATTGGAGCGAGCGCATACTCCAAAGATTCTTAGTCAGAAAAGAGGAAAAATAAATTTCGATATGTCTGCAGAATCTGCGTCAAAAGTAGGGGCAACAACTTTAGATCGTGTCCATGCATCGATGCTGCTTCAGGCGGGCGGGCAGGCAAATGCACTTCGGATGCTTATCAAAGCCGAGCAGGATCGTGGTTCTGATTTCTTGCGCTTGGCGAATGCTTTGTCGGCACTTTATCCGAAAGGAAGCGAAGAAAAAAGACTTCTAGATGCGATGCTACTGGCTGTACCAAGGTAAAGGAGATTGCCATAATGAAGCGTATCTTTTTAAGTTTTCTGCATGATGACATCTGGGAGGTCAACCAGTTCCGAGCCATGATCGGGAATGAGTATGTGGGTGCAATGGCATATGACGAGTCACTCAAGGATCCGGTAAAATCCCTAAGCGTTGGCTATATCCAGTCGAAGCTTTCCGACATGATTAACCGCGCCAGTATGGCCATTCTGCTCGTCTCCGACAACTCTTGGAAGGATCCCAATGGTTGGTTGGAATGGGAGATGACAAAGGCCTGGGATATGGGCAAGAAAATCGGCGCAATGAAATTCAAGAACGCCGCGTATGCCAGCGATCCCGTATTCCTGTCCAAGTTCAAGATTTTGGCTGCCCAGTGGAATATTGACACTATCCGAAACTGGATGGCTGATGAGGAGGCGTGATATGTACTATGGGACTAAAAGAAAAGTGTTTATAAGTTATCATCATAGCGGCGACCAACATTGGTTCAATGAATTTACCAAACTATTTGCGGAGCGCTACGAGATTTTCTATGACAACTCTCTGGATGGTCGAATTCGTAGTGACGACGCGGAGTACGTCAACCGGACCATCCGCGAGGAACATATCGTTGGAAGCTCAATTACTATAGTTCTATGTGGTGCGGAAACGTGGAAAAGAAAGTACGTTGATTGGGAAATTCATTCCACGCTTCACCACAAACATGCCCTCCTGGCTATCGCCCTGCCGACCGCCACACAGGAGCAGGGGAAAATCATCGTCCCCGCCCGACTGCACGATAATATCCAGAGCGGTTATGCCCACTGGCTCGGCAGTTGGGTTACCGATCCCCAAGCGTTGCAGACCGCGATTGAATCCGCAATTCAGAAGAGCGGGGACAAGACCAGAATATACAACGAACGGGAGAAAATGGGGAGGAACCTCTCATGACGTGGAAAGACCTCCTTCAAGTGAAGGTCAGCGACAATTTTGGACTGACTATAAATGCTGGACCGGTGTTCCTGGTACTTCTCCTAGTCGGGATCGTAACATTGCTTATCTATATCCAGCGCAGGAGTACGAAGTGTAAGGGCTGGTCAGTTGTGGATGCAGAAGTCCAGTTTGGCGGTATCGGTAAAGTCAAGATTAGGCCAAGCCACGAGGACGTGCAAGTTGCCCACAAAGCGTGGGTGGAACTGGTGACGCGGAAGGCGGGGCTTCCTTTTGACGAGGATCACGATGTCATTGTTGAGGTTTACGACTCTTGGTACGCCCTATTTCAGGAGATGCGTAGTCTGGCGAAGGAGATTCCGGCCGAGAAACTACGCAATAGCAAAGACACTCAGGAGTTGATCCGTCTCCTTATCGACGCGCTCAATCTTGGCTTGCGCCCCCATCTGACGAAGTGGCAGGCCAAGTTCCGGCATTGGTATGAGAAAGCCATCAAGGAGAACGGCGGCAAGAGTCCGCAGGAGATCCAAAAAGAATACTCGCACTACCGTGAACTTGTGGATGACCTGAAA
Proteins encoded in this region:
- a CDS encoding DUF3883 domain-containing protein → MQRISEHVELSLTELLQKADEEIGRANEEIEKGVVGADGRLAQAENRHADLFSRRERRRQELKQQCGLTLQAVDRIASILVLPHPERGAPEIQRLHQNLETEATAMKVVLEHEKGQGRQVFDVHEKNLGYDITSLDLNSGELRLIEVKGLSAPAGTILLTPNERRVAEDRRDCFWLYIVTNCSEQPTLLEPVRDPARFPWQEVIKIQHYWLDINVMSKQIAKQDDQLQIIKKVQ
- a CDS encoding TIR domain-containing protein, translating into MYYGTKRKVFISYHHSGDQHWFNEFTKLFAERYEIFYDNSLDGRIRSDDAEYVNRTIREEHIVGSSITIVLCGAETWKRKYVDWEIHSTLHHKHALLAIALPTATQEQGKIIVPARLHDNIQSGYAHWLGSWVTDPQALQTAIESAIQKSGDKTRIYNEREKMGRNLS
- a CDS encoding TIR domain-containing protein is translated as MKRIFLSFLHDDIWEVNQFRAMIGNEYVGAMAYDESLKDPVKSLSVGYIQSKLSDMINRASMAILLVSDNSWKDPNGWLEWEMTKAWDMGKKIGAMKFKNAAYASDPVFLSKFKILAAQWNIDTIRNWMADEEA
- a CDS encoding DUF4062 domain-containing protein encodes the protein MRKKWKIDSKCIFVSSVQKELSLERRAIKDFVEGNALLRRYFEVFLFEDLPVQDRNPDDVYLEEVEQSDVYLGLFGNEYGLENSNGKSPTEREFDHATLKGKQRLIFIKGTDDQLRHPKMLQLIKKAGSQLIRHKIIGIPDLTAEIFSALVLYMENCGDLRKLPFDAAACPRATFSIFPLGNIKWFLETAKRERNYGLSVKSDQEKTLAHLNLLDNNRPSNAAVLLFSENPQRFFPTSEIKCMHFHGTEIQNPIHSYQIFKGTTFDLVDQAVDFVMSKIARRVGTREQSPQAPVEYELPKRAVTEAIVNAVAHRNYQSNESVQVMLFVDRLEVSNPGELPPTLTPESLRKPHASIPRNPLIADPLFLTGYIDKAGTGTLDMIERCREAGIPEPDFEQRAGQFVVTIWRDWLTADVIASLSINDRQKQVLTHLKTASRIGNTEYQSLLGIAKRTAHRDLVDLTKKGILEKIGITGKGTVYILSKGAIKGPKGPLVSFKRKGVTKGPKGSNGNK
- a CDS encoding ATP-binding protein, whose translation is MIFNNKPTSEFQPQDIEDLISSQIQENQFLDFKAIPYKHDDDGTYELIKDFCGLANAMGGYVFIGIAEDGERRAANINEVPNPEAERKSIIDRCLERIEPRLPRIDISCIQVRGKTILVCHIEESHLKPHLGRPKKEQHFFWRRYEDVNKLMSYSDIQEEFQRDLIFSRINEIKRHIESQDKQSLIIKEKKELLEDGRIFEIQTEEIWNEYTDKNFLDAIGTNPFYRLTSTFLPVNGVQLINAKHEIESLMQSAPQLRQNGWDVSMTDILIKNSNGIFRENIEYKHLRIFWNGQCEFWVKIDDSFFRIYSGTGNGHKNPFLYPYALIEPIANFIELIRRLIQISKNNGTIENVCFKLYLQNIKGYFLAPYAPNIMGYSDAIYDAGHKYGPQPFGRERLIIEKKISIEDFPSNLLWELVAKLYHNFGYSDDQIPFFDESHILRLSGMKS
- a CDS encoding DUF1156 domain-containing protein codes for the protein MIPKECKRLAEVDFPIKVVSTFSGSDKYQRFKPTTTLHPWWAQRPLSACRSILAALLLPDPCDQACPETFKNIARKILPRIVGKIGKNDRDLRQAMLDFVGTLANTNSAVFATHIQVFLELISASYKKKVLVADPFAGAGSIPFEALRLGCDSFASDLNPVSVLILKTILEEVPRDTDIGNALQKAGAKLKAIAEPQLADLYPKDLDGRQPVAFLWARSVRCESPNCGAEIPLIRSFWLCKKIKKCRALRFSVSKSIAGSPALIALEVFIPQKDSDVPKANITRAKAKCLSCDTVLSPDRVRAQLRSQKGGCEAIFDKTGDRVGGARIIAVITVQPGSIIREYRNAVPSDYKAVKRAIDLSNSLAKECASLGLSWIPEEPIERVPVPFGVINVWLYGVLCWADLYTSRQRATIAILLKTLRDIKGLTPTLRKLLAFTINKFARHCNANARWNNVVESVEPAFGTPSLPFTWTFPESIVWGPWAENYDGSLNSILESLKKGFNGVTKSASVEMADAKESPLPDESADVWFTDPPYYDNIPYSYISDFFYVWLRRTLGDEFPSVFQTTLTPKKEELVAYLASDGNAKAARERFEKGLTTAAREGRRILKDSGIGCVVFAHKTTEGWEALLTGIIGSGWKITASWPVSTERAGRIRARDSAALGASIHLICRPRPEDADVGDWAGVLHELPKRVGDWMERLQGEGVRGADLVFSCIGPALEIFSRYRKVETAEGKEVALAEFLEKVWEVVGRSALEQVLGTTEAHARNGMADVLEEDARLTALFLWTLQASNGKDISSGKPDEESVEELGDEEDEEAAPKGNTLGFSLIFDVVRRFAQPLGIELPKWENRIIETKKGTVRLMAVSERAKQLFGEDGAKVATDWIYQDPTMPVQLRLFPELERAHTPKILSQKRGKINFDMSAESASKVGATTLDRVHASMLLQAGGQANALRMLIKAEQDRGSDFLRLANALSALYPKGSEEKRLLDAMLLAVPR